The following is a genomic window from Leucoraja erinacea ecotype New England unplaced genomic scaffold, Leri_hhj_1 Leri_540S, whole genome shotgun sequence.
gagctccactagtatctttgattgcggccgccgccgccgaaccccccgacccaccattgcacccaaaagatgatagagcagagttatataatatttgattgcacccttcttcacggcgggcttgtgatctttgcttgtgatgtcttgacaattcgaggaatataatgggtaacagccgcccattctcggacttgaatctgagctcgagaaatctcctggtcactggacctaatgtgtccgcgagCCTTatagtggagaccaatcccttacaagaacaaaaccaaaaacgcaCAGaactgttaaaattgtctttattattatggtaagtaaagaactattaaaaataagactaataactttctaatgtaccgacaaacccagtttcccaatggccgttgatgggagaacagaaaataacattttcacgacagaatatcgactgaaaataataataaacttttctcacctttcttttttattgggggaaCCTAacgaatgacaggtcgggtcgtttagatttacgattagaatacttgatagcagagcagtgagatgaaatttagataaggacgccatgacagtgtgggggaagctcaataaatgcctcgaaaaatggcgtagacgatcacacacgtcatactacgcatttttcgaggagtggtctatcttgctcctctaggatctttgatctgGAGCGTTACAGTtttggacatccttgtgattgaggcactaggttgatccctgggatggagggGCTGTCATATGTGGACagattcaacatagaaacatagacaataggtgcaggagtaggccattcggcccttcgagccagcaccgccattcaatatatatataaagctttatttcagacacaggtccatataacactatgttagcattcatagcaaaaggatttgagtataagagcagggaggttctactgcagttgtacagggtcttggtgagaccacacctggagtattatgtacagtttttgtctcctaatctgagaaaagacattcttgccatagaggaagtacagagaaggttcaccagactgattcctgggatgtcaggacttccatatgaagaaagactggatagactcggcttgtacacgctagaattcagaagattgaggggggatcttatagaaacttactaaattcttaagggggtggacaggctagatgcaggaagattattcccgatgtaggggaagtccagaactaggggtcacagtttaaggataagagggaagtctattaggaccaagatgagaaaatcattttttacacagagagtggtgaatctgtggaattctctgccacagaaggtagttgaggccagttcattgactatattttggagggagttagatgtgggccttgtggctaaagggatcagggggtatggagagatggcaggtacaggatactgagttggatgatcagccatgatcatatcgaatggcggtgcaggctcgaagggccgaatggcctactcctgcacctattttctatgtttctacgttaatggatttctattatgaattatttaaaattgattgTGTGGTGCAATATTGGTGCAATATTGGTGCCATATGCTGCTAATGTGTCGTTATCAGATATtcagagcaactggaatcttcatattgctattattttcccaaatactgcagttgtgaacagtgtgattagatgaatgaattgcagagtgcaagtgtaatacaaacatcaactcaaacacagcatatgagccatttaaaagaaatgatttaaaaaaacattaaaaaaagaaaattaccagtcaaaatgtataaacattttattctttaacaagaattaaccgAATTATGAacaaacagaattatgaactaaccctatatcacacacacaaactgttcccctgcaacattgattacactgcgagttgggtaggttccgcccagttgcacttactcccatcatcaccaagtgcttcgagaggctggtcctggcacacctcaaaggctgcctaccccccacattggatccctatcagttcgcctaccgcaagaacaggagtacggaggatgccatctcaacggcacttcactccgccctctcccaccttgacaacagagacacctacgtaagaatgctgttcatcgattacagctcagcattcaacgccattattccatcaaaactgatcaccaaactcgatgacctgggcatcgaccccaccctctacaactggatactggactttctaaccaacagaccccagtctgttaggttagacaaacacacctcttcaaccctcaccctgaacaccggcgttccacagggctgtgtgctgagccccctcctctactccctcttcacctacgactgcacacctgtacatggtactaacaccatcatcaagtatgcagatgatacaacggcctcatcagcaacaatgataagttggcctatagggaggaggtccagctcctagcagaatggtgcgctgacaatgttgtgggcggcgcgactttcgtcagcagcggcctccaacaggaacgatctggggctccagttgcggagcagCGTAGTACTCactgtcgcggggctggccgagtccggagtgggtggagctgtggtggagcgctgctgcgacctgacccccggagattcgggggCTACAgccgcgggtctggcggacggcaacacgGGAAGactgcgggtccctggtgggagaccgcttttcgcggcttccgcagcggcgactgttcccgcccgagttgcggggatgaagagcacctggagcgggtaCTTACCATTGCCctgcacggcttggaatggccgcgggactttgcgagcgcacgccggggctctaacacaaagaccttgcatcacctggcgtggctttaatggccgcgggactatcaccatcgcccgccgggggctttgactttgactctgacatcgggggggggggggggggggggagtgcagtggagagataagttttttttccttccatcacagcgctgtgatggatgtttgtgtaaattgtgttgtgtctcgggtctttttcgttttgtaatgtgtAGCTGCAGAAACGacttttcgtttggacctcaacagggtccaaatgacaaataaattgtattgtatactgtattgtattgtattgtattgtattgtacaacaacctggcccttaactccaagaagaccaaggagctcattgtagacttcaggaagtttaggggcggcacgcaacccccatccacattaacgggacggaggtggaacgtgtttccagcttcaggttcctgggggtcaacatctctgaggacctctcttggacccacaatacctcaactctggtcaagaaggctcaccagcgtctcttcttcctgaggagactgaagaaggtccatctgtctcctcagatcctggtgaacttctaccgctgcaccatcgagagcatccttaccaactgtatcacagtatcgtatggcaactgctctgtctccgaccggaaagcactgcagagggtgatgaaaattgcccaacgcatcaccggttcctcgctcccctccattgagtctgtccaaagcaagcgttgtctgcggagggcgctcagcatcgtcaaggactgctctcaccccaaccacagtctgtttaccctcctaccatccgggaggcactacaggtctctccgttgccggactagcaggtccaggaacagcttcttacctgctgctgttacattactcaacactgtacctcagtgatttccaatcaccccccccgacactccttccaccaggaaaaaaataattgcactactatgactgtgctcgtaaatatatttatttattgctcatattctatgtcgctcttctagggagatgctaactgcatttcgttgtctctgtactgtacactgcacaatgacaataaagttgaatggatctgaatctgaattaacagcattatgaatgaacagaattatgaactaaccctatatcacacacacaaactgttcacccgcaacgttgattacactgcgagtcaggtAGATTCCCGTTACTGAAATGGACAACAAAAGGCCCAGGTTCCGCTCCATtgttactacacgtcagcccattgcattttgcagcagtggcctatcttgctccgctataggatctttggtagggattacctaaaattagagaagtcaatgttcataccgctgggttgcaaactgcccaagcgaaatatgaggtgctgctcctccaattaacggtgggcctcactctggccatggaagaggcccaggacagaaaggtagcattcagaatgggagggggagttgaagtgctgagccaccgggagatcgggttggttaatgcggaccgagcggaggtgttcggtgtgtgtgggtgagtgtgtgtgtgtgagagcgaaagtgtgtgtgtgagagagagcaagagagagaaggtgtgtgtgtgtgagagagagggagagaaagagggagtgtgtgagataGGGagcaagagaggaggggggcacgAGAGGGTGGAGTGGAGAGAATTTGTGTACAAGTGGAGggatagtggggaggggggagagagtggaaatgtatatgtgcagctttaagggacattggtcaggtagcatttggagtattgcatacagttctggtcactccattacaggactgatgtggaggctttggggaaggtcaatagtcaatagtctattttttttgtcatttggacccctggaggtcccaaatgaaatgctgtttctgcagccatacattacacacaaatagacccccgacacaaaataataacattttacataaacatccatcacatagctgtgatggaaggccaaaaaaacttatctctccactgcactctcccccccccccccccccgatgtcagagtcaaagtcaaagccagcggcagcggcagcggcagcggcagcggcagcggcagcgcagcagcagcagcagcagcagcgcagcagcagcagcagcggcagcagcagcggcagcggcagcgctcctccaccgctccacccgctccggtctcggccagctccgcgacggtgaggtgagtcggcaccagagtccccggcttcttctgttggaggccgctcctcgttgcagcccctaggacaactgagacccgacgagaaaaggttgggtctccagtgcagggagagattcaaaagtttccccctccctcccaccccacccccgccccccccacacacacaccccaacaaaaaataacaaaaactacataaaaacacagacaaaaaataataaaaacgcggacaggctgcagtggccgctgctgaccagagtcgcgccgcctaccggtgcaGAGATGGATAACCAGAATGGATtaaaaacatggaactgcagatgctggtttgcaaaaaaggacactaaatgttggagtaactcagcgggacaagcagcatcgctggagagaaggaatgggtgattgaagaaataacccgaaacgttacccattccttccagcattttatgtctacctaaaTTGTGCCTATCTCTCTATGTGGCGGTGTGCCAACAGGCTGGAGGAGcaggcaaaggccttgccacagagcgggcaggtgaaggggcgctggccagtgtggactcgccggtgctccagcaggtggtcaaggtgggtgatgcccttaccacaggacgggcagggaAAGGACCCTCACCGCTGTGGGTATgctggtgctgccacaggctggacatgcggaTGTAgtccttgccacactcagcgcacacaaggggtctctctctggtgtgtatccgctggtgctcccgcagcccccatgTTCTCTcgtcacagtgggagcagctgctcgccggtgtgggtctGCCTGTGCTGCcacaacccccgcgagctgtcaaacccCTCACCACAGTATGGGCAGtcatagggctggccactggtgtgcacgcgctggtgagacagggcatgGAAGACCATGGCAAAGCGCTCTTCACACACCGGGTTGGGGACGGGACGGTCGTcggtgtgcacccgctggtgggacagcagcttggtggagcaggtgaagcccttgccacactgggcacAGGTGAAGGGGTGCTcgctggtgtgggtgcgctggtgctccagcagagtGCCAGAGCAGGTGAAGCCCTTGTCGCACTGGGCACAGATGTAGAGGGgtcaccggtgtgggtgcgctggtgcttcatcAGGCTGCTGGAATgggatgaagcccttgccgcactgggcgcaggtgtaggggcgctcgccggtgtgggtgtgctggtgctccagcagagtgccagagcgggtgaagcccttgccgctctgggcacaggtgtagggacgcttgACAGTGTGGGTTCACTGGTGCTCCAGCACGTGACTAGAcggggtgaagcccttgccacacagggcgcaggtgtaggggcgctcgccggtgggGATGCGCTGGTGGGAGGGCAGGTTGCTGGaggaggtgaagcccttgccgcactgggtgcaggtataggggcgctccccggtgtgggtgcgctggtgataCAGCAGgccgctggactgggtgaagcccttgccgcagtcgctgcaggtgtaggggcgctcccctGTGTGGGTGTACCGGTGCACCTTCAGGTCCtgggacgacttgaagcctttgccgcagtcggagcaggtgaagggctgcTAACTGCTGTGCACCCTCTGGTGGTTCCTCAGCCCCGACAACTGGGCAAAGGTCTTGCTGCAGGtagagcagccatagggcttctcacCCGTGTGCACCCACCGGTGCCTCTTCACGCCCGTGTGACCCTGCCGGTGGATCTCCAGATCGCTCGGGCTCTCCCAGGCCTTACAACACACGTCACACTCATAATGCCTCTCCTCGTTGTGCCccatcatgtggtcctccatcaaaGCGCAGCagcctcgaagctcagcccgcacactgagtagatgggggggtgtgggggctcACCTGCACCCTGGCCGCCGCTCAATGGCCACTCATGTcccctctctccgtccacagcagcggctcctaaaccctgcaggaggggaacacagagggtcaacaagctggcacaCAGGACATTACTAGCACATATTGGGGGCGTTTATGGCGGAGGAAACCATTATATAAttctgtgcggcacagtggcgcagcggtacagttgctgcctcaccgccagagacccgggttcgatcctgactacgggtgctgtctgtgtggagtttgtacgttctccccttgacctgcgtgggtttttactccgggtgctccggtttcctccaacatttcaaagacgttcagggttgtagattaatcggcctccacaaaattgttaaattgtccctaatgtgcgtaggatagtgctagtgtacgtacggggtgatcgctggtcggcgcggactctgtgggctgaaagacctgtttccacgctgcatctctaaactaaactaaaccaaagaagggtctcgacccaaaatgtccctcCGGCAcatactctctgtctctctgtctgaaaTACTGAATCTTGCCCTGGCATATCTGtaaatgtatatatgtatgtagtttgtatgtttatactattcttataacaaatgtaaagcattttggccaacaggagttgttttttaaatgtgacttgacccaaaatttcacccagcacattctctctgtctctctctgtccacaGTGtgccatagtcttacagcatggaaataggcccttatcCCTACTTGTCCgtacagatcaagatgccccatctagtctcatttatctgcatttgactcatatccctttaaaccttgtgtgtgccagtgtgggtgtgtaagggtgtgtgtgtgtaagggtgtgtgtgtgtgtgtaagggtgtgtgtgtataaggGTGTGTTTTTATgtaagggtgcaattgctctggagaggatcctggggcgatttatgaacatattggccaggctggaattttttttcactttgaagaaagatttgataactgggattgtattctctacaGCAACAGAGGTGAAGAAACTATTTAGTTGAGGTgaggtaaagtaaagtaaactttattgtcaattcaaataatgcaacaagtagttacacagaggattgaaattgtgtttccccatactccaaatgtgcaagtaatatttataacacagactatataccaataaaaatagacaggacatatacattatgtaaaatattcacagtgtgtcagagtgtagtaaaattttgaggtatgttattaaggtgcaataataaaaggtgcaatatagaaaagtgcaaatggaatactgcagacattgaattaaagttattttgacagtcaattggtcttagtttgtgtaatgttcatggaattttcttgagtgtgttgagtagtctgatggcctgagggaaaaaagctatttttgaatctggtggttttgctccgcatgctgcagtagcgcttgccggatggtaggagggtgaacagtttttgtgtgctgggtgggtggtgtctttgatgatattgattgctctcttgcgacagcgagatgggtataagtcctggattgctggttggggtgatctggtgaatAGTATTATGAGAATTGGACCTGTttttgcttaacaaagagtgtaagaaggaactgcagatgctggtttaaactgaagatagacactaaaagctggaataactcagcaggcaggcagcatctcaggagagaaagaataggtgatgggttgagaccttcagactgaagaggctgACAActagccataaaacacaatgactggagatgttgTGTTGTCCaattaagggcagaaatcagaatcgtgtgttcatctttattgacgtgacaccataataaatatacaaCAGAAAATAAgattttaatggggtggcacagtgtggtgcagcagtagagttgctgccttacagcaccacagacccagatttgatcctgactaggggtgctgtctgtacagtttttgtgcattctccttatgaccacatggtttttgtctggatattccggtttctcccacatccgaaagaagtgcaggtttgtaggttaattggcttctgtaaattgtccctggcatgtaggatacaactggtgtatggtagattgctggtcggtgtggacttggtgggccgaagggcctgtttccatatatatgttttacatatatatggttcaatgaaattaagatatggttgaatatgtggcattattttcgtcttgtttctatagtcaaagggtaaggttgattaatttatttgtgcagaacagtgatggaagtctgactcctcttgccttgtttctatgtttttgtttctctatatatatatttgcataaAAGCATGAATAatcatctgatttccatacatgaatatactaaggtcattcatgtgctgcacctgttgatcagagcctggctctactgtggaatgttattaggaatgtaatttagcctaaccttattcatacctaattcaATTTGAaggcataaatgttgcattcaagtgtaaattaaaaagactcgctacagtatgcaccagattgcacatttcaaactgaaaaatggCAACCacgcgatcaccctgtacactggcactatcctggaCACTAGGGATGTGTTACTACACTTACCGAATAGTTAAAGgcatgatagagtggatgtggagaggatgttttcactagtgggagagtctacgaccagaggccatagcctcagatttaaaggacgttcctttacgaaagagatgaggtggaatttctttagtcagacgatggtgaatcagtggaattctttgccacagggaaggccaagtcaatggatatttttaaagcagagacagatagattcttgtctGGGTACTGTTTGTAATGTCTgggtaatgtctgaagaagggtttttggcccgaaacgttgcctatttccttcgctccatagatgctgctgctgcacactCCGCTGATTtccttctccagattttttgtgtaccacagatagatttttgattagtacagttgtcagaggttagggggagaaggcaggagtatgtggttagaaagatcagccatgattgaatggcggagtagccttcatgggccgaatggcctaattttgttcctatcacatgaccttttaATCTTATGACgatttacagtttacagaagccaattaacctcaaaagcaccaggagaaaacccacgtggtcattgggagaatgtacaaactacatgcatactccatacagacaacacatagtcgggattgaacccgggtctctggtaaggCATCAAGTCTACTGATGCTCCACTGTCAGTGTGCGGTTTCCTCCATTTTGCTCCTTTGTGCAGATTAGCAGCTTAATTAGCCACAGTAAATTGCCTTTGATATGTAAATAAATGGAAGAagctggggggagttgatgatgtGGGGACCATAAAATGAGATTGGTGTAGGGTTTTTGTAAATGGATGCTCAATGGTGCTCATAAATCTCCTGGCTGaagtgttttaatttagtttagtttagagatacaggcccttcggcccaccgagtccgtgccaacgagcgatcccccgcatactaacactatccggcagccactagagacaatttacaattgtaccaagccaattaacctacaaacctgtgcttaTTTGCAGTAtgggcggaaaccagagatccctgagaaaacccatgcaagtcactgggggagcgtgcaaactccgtacaaacagcacccatggtcagcattgaacccgggtaaggcagtagctctactgctgcgctactagCCGCCCCAATATTGTATTGTCGTATTTGTCTATGACCTGCTACCTTCGAGAACCAAATTGCACAGCGCAGGCTCCCCACCAAAAATGTGATTATAGACAAATAATCTTGTTTTATTAATGCTTAGATTGTcaaagagatagaaacatagaaacataggaattaggtgcaggagtaggccattcggcccttcgagcctgcaccgccattcaatatgatcatggctgatcatccaactcagtatcccgtacctgccttctctccataccccctgatccccttagccacaagggccacatctaactccctcttaaatatagccaatgaactggcctcaactaccctctgtggcagagagttccagagattcaccactctctgcgtgaaaaaagttcttctcatctcggttttaaaggatttcccctttatccttaagctgtgaccccttgtcctggacttccctaacatcgggaacaatcttcctgcctctagcctgtccaaccccttaagaattttgtaagtttctataagatcccctctcaatcttctaaattctagagagtataaaccaagtctatccagtatttcttcataagacagtcctgacatcccaggaatcagtctggtgaaccgtctctgcactccctctatggcaataatgtccttcct
Proteins encoded in this region:
- the LOC129694096 gene encoding zinc finger protein 79-like — translated: MEDHMMGHNEERHYECDVCCKAWESPSDLEIHRQGHTGVKRHRWVHTGEKPYGCSTCSKTFAQLSGLRNHQRCDKGFTCSGTLLEHQRTHTSEHPFTCAQCERFAMVFHALSHQRVHTSGQPYDCPYCGEGFDSSRGLWQHRQTHTGEQLLPL